One segment of Deinococcus multiflagellatus DNA contains the following:
- a CDS encoding ABC transporter ATP-binding protein, translating into MTTIMNAAGPAAASAAARGGAPLTLDSVTYRYHGRKATGAGVGPLNLHVAAGEFLCVVGPSGSGKSTLLSLLAGFLRPQTGQITLGGETIRGPHPRLTLVQQEPALFPWLTVAGNVAFGLRAGPRAERQSRVADALRQVGLAGYEGRRPHELSGGQRQRVALARALVTRPGLLLLDEPFSALDHATRTALADELLTLWRQSGVTVVFVTHQLDEALHLGQRIVALRDGEVALDAPASQTSVKELQSLLRV; encoded by the coding sequence ATGACCACCATCATGAACGCTGCCGGGCCTGCTGCCGCTTCTGCCGCCGCGCGCGGTGGGGCTCCCCTGACGCTGGACAGCGTGACCTACCGCTACCACGGCCGCAAAGCCACCGGCGCCGGGGTGGGGCCGCTGAACCTGCATGTGGCGGCCGGCGAATTCCTGTGCGTGGTGGGCCCGTCGGGCAGCGGCAAAAGCACGCTGCTGTCGCTGCTGGCGGGCTTTCTGCGCCCACAGACCGGGCAGATCACCCTGGGCGGCGAAACCATCCGGGGGCCCCACCCGCGCCTGACGCTGGTACAGCAGGAACCCGCGCTGTTTCCATGGCTGACCGTGGCGGGCAACGTGGCCTTTGGTCTGCGCGCCGGTCCCCGCGCCGAACGCCAGAGCCGCGTGGCCGACGCCCTGCGGCAGGTGGGCCTCGCCGGCTACGAGGGCCGGCGCCCCCATGAACTCTCGGGCGGGCAGCGCCAGCGGGTGGCCCTGGCCCGCGCCCTGGTCACGCGCCCAGGCCTGCTGCTGCTGGACGAACCCTTCAGCGCCCTGGACCACGCCACCCGCACTGCCCTGGCCGACGAACTGCTGACCCTCTGGCGCCAGTCCGGCGTGACGGTGGTGTTCGTGACCCACCAGCTGGACGAGGCCCTGCACCTGGGCCAGCGCATCGTGGCCCTGCGCGACGGCGAGGTGGCCCTGGACGCCCCCGCCAGCCAGACCAGCGTGAAGGAGTTGCAGAGCCTGCTGCGGGTGTAA
- a CDS encoding ABC transporter permease translates to MTTLDHAGPARPARGPSRWVALAWQLLGLVLILGVWWLLTDVLKLYPPYVFPGPKAVWTEISYGLWGSGPQDGKLLSAIGGSLRRMLTGYLIAVALGVLVGLLMGAWRPLRTTLGAYLTGIQSVPSIAFVPFAILFFGLNERAALAVVILEGFIPMALAVSGALLNVPPALRVAGRTLGANALGLTLRVLLPASLPNILTGLRTAWSFAWRALVGGELLIGGVASLGEQLEVGRNTANVALVLATIIIIGLIGGLFDALLRTFEGRVRRDYGLEVPQ, encoded by the coding sequence ATGACCACCCTTGACCATGCGGGCCCTGCCCGCCCGGCGCGCGGCCCCTCGCGCTGGGTGGCGCTGGCCTGGCAACTGCTGGGGCTCGTGCTGATTCTGGGCGTGTGGTGGCTGCTCACCGACGTGCTGAAGCTGTACCCGCCCTACGTGTTTCCGGGGCCCAAGGCGGTCTGGACCGAAATCAGCTACGGGCTGTGGGGCAGCGGCCCGCAGGACGGCAAACTGCTGTCGGCCATCGGCGGCAGCCTGCGCCGAATGCTGACCGGCTACCTGATCGCGGTGGCGCTGGGGGTGCTGGTGGGCCTGCTGATGGGCGCGTGGCGGCCCCTGCGCACCACCCTGGGCGCGTACCTGACTGGCATTCAGAGCGTGCCCAGCATCGCCTTTGTGCCGTTCGCCATTCTGTTTTTCGGTCTGAACGAACGTGCCGCGCTGGCCGTGGTGATTCTGGAAGGGTTCATTCCCATGGCCCTGGCGGTGTCCGGCGCGCTGCTGAACGTGCCGCCCGCCCTGCGCGTGGCGGGGCGCACGCTGGGCGCAAACGCGCTGGGCCTGACCCTGCGGGTGCTGCTGCCCGCCTCGCTGCCCAACATCCTGACCGGGCTGCGCACCGCCTGGAGCTTTGCGTGGCGGGCCCTGGTGGGCGGGGAACTCCTGATTGGCGGGGTCGCCAGCTTGGGCGAGCAGCTGGAGGTGGGCCGCAACACGGCCAACGTGGCGCTGGTGCTGGCCACCATCATCATCATTGGCCTCATTGGCGGCCTGTTTGACGCCCTGCTGCGCACCTTCGAGGGCCGGGTGCGCCGCGACTACGGCCTGGAGGTGCCACAATGA
- a CDS encoding ABC transporter substrate-binding protein, with product MTRLALTVALAFALPSLASAQEAQSVRLGFFPNLTHAPALVGLERGTFQKALGKVKLEPKEFVSGTTLTEAFAAGQIDIAYIGPGPAINAIGRGMPVQIIAGASEAGAVLVARKDSAIKSYKDLAGKTVAVPSLGNTQDISLRHILNENDLKSKADGGNVTITPVAPADVMAAFAAKRVDATLVPEPWGAVLEAQGHRIIGTEKTVWRGGNYPTTIVIVNAKFAQANPALVTAFLKAHTDAVAFLNKSPAAAQAAVNKQLLALTGAKIDLRVLQRAFARTRFTTALDPAALKEYAALNVEAGYARSAPDLTPFLRK from the coding sequence ATGACCCGACTTGCACTGACCGTTGCCCTGGCCTTCGCCCTGCCCAGCCTCGCCTCGGCCCAAGAGGCGCAGAGCGTGCGCCTGGGCTTTTTCCCGAACCTCACCCACGCCCCCGCCCTGGTGGGGCTGGAACGCGGCACCTTTCAAAAGGCGCTGGGCAAGGTCAAGCTGGAGCCCAAGGAGTTCGTTTCGGGCACCACGCTGACTGAAGCGTTCGCCGCCGGGCAGATTGATATCGCCTACATTGGGCCAGGACCCGCCATCAACGCCATTGGGCGCGGCATGCCGGTGCAGATCATCGCCGGGGCCAGCGAGGCGGGCGCCGTGCTGGTGGCCCGCAAGGACAGCGCCATCAAGAGCTACAAGGACCTGGCCGGCAAGACCGTGGCGGTGCCCAGCCTGGGCAACACCCAGGACATCAGCCTGCGCCACATCCTGAACGAGAACGATCTGAAGTCCAAAGCGGACGGCGGCAACGTGACCATTACGCCCGTGGCCCCCGCCGACGTGATGGCGGCGTTTGCGGCCAAGCGCGTGGACGCCACCCTGGTGCCTGAACCGTGGGGCGCCGTTCTTGAGGCGCAGGGGCACCGCATCATCGGCACGGAAAAAACCGTGTGGCGGGGCGGCAACTACCCCACCACCATCGTCATCGTGAATGCCAAGTTCGCCCAGGCCAACCCGGCGCTGGTCACCGCATTCCTCAAAGCGCACACCGACGCCGTGGCCTTTCTCAACAAGAGCCCGGCGGCGGCCCAGGCGGCGGTGAACAAGCAGCTGCTGGCCCTGACGGGCGCCAAAATTGACCTGCGCGTGCTGCAGCGCGCCTTTGCCCGCACGCGCTTTACCACCGCGCTGGACCCGGCGGCCCTCAAGGAATACGCCGCCCTGAACGTGGAAGCCGGCTACGCCCGCAGCGCCCCGGACCTCACCCCGTTTCTTCGCAAGTGA
- the cysC gene encoding adenylyl-sulfate kinase, with protein MTALQERPAVGTGRVVWLTGLSGAGKSTLASALHAELLARGVPTELLDGDAVRENLSKGLGFSKADRDTNVRRIGFVAGLLAKHGVTVLVSAISPYAETRREVLAGLPNALEVFVDAPLDVVTARDVKGLYLKALAGEIPHFTGVSDPYQAPEQPDLHLRTDQISVEEGVARLLGVLGL; from the coding sequence GTGACCGCCCTGCAAGAGCGCCCCGCCGTGGGCACCGGCCGCGTGGTGTGGCTGACCGGCCTGAGCGGCGCGGGCAAGAGCACCCTGGCGAGCGCGCTGCACGCCGAACTGCTCGCGCGCGGCGTTCCCACCGAACTGCTGGACGGCGACGCCGTGCGCGAGAACCTGAGCAAGGGCCTGGGCTTTTCCAAGGCCGACCGCGATACCAACGTGCGCCGCATCGGCTTTGTGGCTGGCCTGCTGGCCAAGCACGGCGTCACCGTACTCGTGAGCGCCATCAGTCCCTATGCCGAGACCCGGCGCGAGGTGCTGGCCGGGCTGCCGAACGCCCTGGAAGTGTTCGTGGACGCCCCGCTGGACGTGGTGACCGCCCGCGACGTCAAGGGCCTGTACCTGAAGGCCCTGGCTGGCGAAATCCCGCACTTTACCGGCGTGAGCGATCCCTACCAGGCGCCCGAACAGCCAGACCTGCACCTGCGCACCGACCAGATCAGCGTGGAGGAGGGTGTGGCGCGCTTGCTGGGGGTGCTGGGGCTGTGA
- the sat gene encoding sulfate adenylyltransferase codes for MTILLPESTLLPAPLGGTLVSGLRRPGHDFDPAELAGLPRLALSERSAADLEMLATGAYSPLRGFVNEADYLSILSRLRLADGTPWSIPITLPVSREDAARARGRVVLTFGGQDVGWIDVQEAYAARKTLEAQEVYRTADEAHPGVAALYAQGDVYLAGEVALFEVPRGAFPRHHRTPAEVREVIEARGWRSTVAFQTRNPIHRAHEYLQKVALELVDGLLLHPLVGSTKGDDVPADTRVQAYEVLLKGYYPQERTLLSVYPAAMRYAGPREAILHALSRRNYGVTHFIVGRDHAGVGSYYGTYDAQEIFSAYAPEELGIQILKFEHTFYCNSCGQLVSPRTCPHDASHHLVLSGTKVREKLRAGEALPAEFTRPEVAEVLRAAYAEPA; via the coding sequence ATGACCATCCTGCTGCCCGAATCTACCCTTCTGCCTGCGCCGCTTGGCGGCACCCTGGTCAGCGGCCTGCGCCGCCCCGGTCACGATTTCGACCCCGCCGAACTGGCCGGCCTGCCCCGTCTGGCCCTCAGCGAGCGCTCGGCAGCCGATCTGGAGATGCTGGCCACGGGCGCCTACTCGCCCCTGCGCGGCTTCGTGAACGAGGCCGATTACCTCAGCATCCTCTCGCGCCTGCGCCTGGCGGACGGCACGCCCTGGAGCATTCCGATCACGCTGCCGGTGTCCCGCGAGGACGCGGCGCGCGCCCGGGGCCGCGTGGTCCTCACCTTCGGCGGGCAGGACGTGGGCTGGATTGACGTGCAGGAGGCCTACGCCGCCCGCAAGACCCTGGAAGCCCAGGAGGTCTACCGCACTGCCGACGAGGCCCACCCCGGCGTGGCCGCGCTGTATGCCCAGGGCGACGTGTATCTGGCCGGCGAGGTGGCGCTGTTCGAGGTGCCGCGCGGCGCCTTCCCCCGCCACCACCGCACGCCCGCCGAGGTGCGCGAGGTGATTGAAGCGCGCGGCTGGCGCTCAACGGTGGCGTTCCAGACCCGCAACCCCATTCACCGCGCCCACGAGTACCTGCAGAAGGTGGCGCTGGAACTGGTGGACGGCCTGCTGCTGCACCCGCTGGTGGGCAGCACCAAGGGCGACGACGTGCCCGCCGACACCCGCGTGCAGGCGTACGAGGTGCTGCTGAAGGGCTATTACCCCCAGGAACGCACGCTGCTGAGCGTGTACCCGGCCGCCATGCGCTACGCGGGCCCGCGCGAGGCCATTTTGCACGCCCTGTCGCGGCGCAACTACGGCGTCACGCACTTCATCGTGGGGCGCGACCACGCGGGCGTGGGCAGCTACTACGGCACCTACGACGCCCAGGAGATTTTCAGCGCCTACGCCCCCGAGGAACTGGGCATCCAGATTCTCAAGTTCGAGCACACCTTTTACTGCAACTCCTGCGGGCAGCTGGTCAGCCCCCGCACCTGCCCGCACGACGCCTCGCACCACCTCGTGCTGAGCGGCACCAAGGTCCGCGAGAAGCTGCGCGCGGGCGAGGCGCTGCCCGCCGAGTTCACCCGCCCGGAAGTGGCCGAGGTGCTGCGCGCCGCCTACGCCGAGCCGGCCTGA
- a CDS encoding phosphoadenylyl-sulfate reductase has product MAPASFSPTTFSPGTEPLEIIRWALDTYPDLLMPSAFNLNGVVLLDLAAQAGYQGEVVFVDTGFHFPETLSTRDRLAARYPQLTFVTLNSGAHPDDGQTDPGLYASDPDACCAARKVAPLQAYLRQKAPAALLNARSRDQAATRADIPFVEEGGARVKINPLAHWTREQLEAYARDHDLPVNPLYWDGFLSIGCWPCTRAVRPGEDARAGRWAGKGKTECGLWAGEGRL; this is encoded by the coding sequence TTGGCGCCCGCCTCCTTCTCCCCCACCACCTTTTCCCCGGGGACCGAGCCCCTGGAGATCATCCGCTGGGCGCTGGATACCTACCCGGACCTGCTGATGCCCAGTGCCTTCAACCTGAACGGGGTGGTGCTGCTGGACCTCGCCGCGCAGGCGGGTTATCAGGGCGAGGTGGTGTTCGTGGACACCGGCTTCCACTTTCCCGAAACGCTGAGCACACGCGACCGGCTGGCGGCGCGCTACCCGCAGCTGACCTTCGTGACCCTGAACAGTGGCGCCCACCCGGACGACGGGCAGACGGACCCTGGGCTGTACGCCAGCGACCCGGATGCCTGCTGCGCGGCGCGCAAGGTGGCGCCGCTGCAGGCGTATCTGCGGCAAAAGGCCCCGGCCGCGCTGCTGAATGCCCGCAGCCGCGACCAGGCCGCGACCCGCGCCGACATTCCCTTTGTGGAAGAGGGCGGCGCGCGGGTGAAGATCAACCCGCTGGCCCACTGGACCCGTGAACAGCTGGAAGCGTACGCCCGCGACCACGACCTGCCGGTGAATCCGCTGTACTGGGACGGCTTTCTGAGCATTGGGTGCTGGCCCTGCACGCGCGCCGTGCGGCCCGGCGAGGACGCCCGCGCGGGCCGCTGGGCGGGAAAAGGCAAGACCGAATGTGGCCTGTGGGCCGGGGAAGGCCGCTTATGA